A part of Bacillus thuringiensis genomic DNA contains:
- the coxB gene encoding cytochrome c oxidase subunit II produces MKKQWRLLSFVSLLALLLGGCGKAFQSTLIPQGEVAKMQYDLLLLATAIMVGVVLVVTIIFLYVIVRFRQKKGQEDYIPEQVEGNHKLEIIWTVIPIILLLILAVPTVTYTFKLADVSAMEKKNIDKDTIVVDVTANLYWWEFSYKSEKIVTSQDLVIPTGKKVYLNLKGADIKHSFWVPSLAGKMDTNTDNVNKMWLKADKSGTYNGFCTEFCGPSHSLMQFKVKALDESEYKKWLADMKKIDGKKEVASTKAQEGQEIFNKSCIGCHAVGSNDSRPPSARIAPNLANFADRDMVAGIAENNEENLKKWLKDPENMKPGNKMTGKYGNLTDDQIDALNAYLQTLKVEK; encoded by the coding sequence ATGAAGAAACAGTGGCGACTGCTTTCGTTCGTTTCACTGCTGGCTTTACTGTTAGGGGGATGCGGTAAAGCCTTTCAATCTACTTTAATTCCGCAAGGAGAAGTAGCAAAAATGCAATATGATTTGCTCTTACTAGCAACTGCGATCATGGTAGGAGTAGTACTAGTAGTTACTATTATTTTCTTATATGTAATTGTGCGTTTCCGACAAAAGAAAGGTCAGGAAGATTATATTCCGGAGCAAGTTGAAGGGAATCACAAACTAGAAATTATTTGGACAGTTATTCCGATTATTCTTTTGCTAATCTTAGCTGTTCCGACGGTTACATATACATTCAAACTTGCTGATGTAAGTGCGATGGAGAAAAAGAATATTGATAAAGATACTATCGTTGTTGATGTAACAGCGAATCTTTATTGGTGGGAATTTTCTTATAAATCAGAAAAGATAGTAACTTCTCAAGATTTAGTCATCCCCACAGGTAAGAAAGTGTATTTGAATTTGAAGGGTGCCGATATTAAACATTCGTTTTGGGTTCCATCTTTAGCTGGGAAAATGGATACAAATACAGACAATGTGAACAAAATGTGGTTAAAGGCAGATAAATCGGGCACTTATAATGGTTTTTGTACAGAATTTTGCGGCCCATCACATTCTTTAATGCAATTCAAAGTGAAAGCTTTAGATGAAAGCGAGTACAAAAAGTGGCTTGCTGATATGAAGAAGATTGATGGGAAGAAAGAAGTAGCTTCAACAAAGGCGCAAGAGGGCCAAGAAATATTTAATAAAAGCTGTATTGGTTGTCACGCAGTTGGATCTAATGATAGTAGACCACCTTCCGCTCGTATCGCACCAAACTTAGCAAACTTTGCGGATCGCGATATGGTTGCCGGTATTGCCGAAAATAATGAAGAAAACTTAAAAAAATGGCTGAAAGATCCTGAAAATATGAAACCAGGAAATAAAATGACTGGTAAATATGGCAACTTAACGGATGATCAAATTGATGCATTAAATGCATACTTACAAACGTTAAAAGTTGAAAAGTAA
- the ctaA gene encoding heme A synthase, with the protein MQRFIKWLAVITSLDLLIVLLGGALVTKTGSGQGCGKSWPLCNGEFVPSNLSMETIIELSHRLTSGSAGILVTLLCILSWKYYKHVRETKTLAILSFVFLVAQALMGAAAVVWGQMPAVLAIHFGISLISFASVILLTCLIFEIDQKFDARSLIMDKKMKFHIYGVTIYSYIVVYTGALVRHERASLACPDFPLCSKNRPMPTQLHEWVQMGHRVAAMLIFVWILYAMILAIRHYKQQPVVYWGWIISFTLVTLQAIVGILVVFTNANLVMALLHSLFISCLFAVLCYLVMLGTRSKANAKEAESTSKQTK; encoded by the coding sequence TTGCAACGCTTTATTAAATGGTTAGCAGTCATTACGAGTCTTGATTTATTAATAGTTTTACTAGGAGGCGCCTTAGTTACAAAAACAGGTTCTGGCCAAGGGTGCGGTAAATCATGGCCACTTTGTAACGGTGAATTTGTTCCATCTAATTTATCAATGGAAACTATTATTGAACTAAGTCACCGCCTTACATCAGGATCAGCAGGAATTCTTGTCACTCTCCTTTGTATTTTGTCCTGGAAATATTATAAACATGTGCGCGAAACAAAAACGTTAGCAATTTTATCCTTCGTATTTTTAGTTGCACAAGCATTAATGGGAGCTGCAGCAGTTGTTTGGGGACAAATGCCAGCTGTACTTGCTATCCATTTCGGTATTTCCTTAATTTCATTTGCATCTGTCATTTTATTAACGTGTCTTATCTTTGAAATCGACCAGAAATTTGATGCACGTTCACTTATTATGGACAAAAAAATGAAATTTCATATTTATGGTGTAACAATTTACAGTTATATTGTCGTCTACACTGGGGCTTTAGTACGTCACGAACGAGCTAGCTTAGCCTGTCCAGACTTTCCTTTATGTAGCAAAAATAGACCTATGCCAACTCAACTACATGAATGGGTTCAAATGGGACATAGAGTTGCAGCGATGTTAATTTTCGTTTGGATACTATACGCGATGATTCTCGCTATTCGCCATTACAAACAGCAGCCTGTCGTATACTGGGGATGGATCATTTCATTTACCCTTGTTACACTTCAAGCGATCGTAGGAATTTTAGTCGTATTTACAAATGCTAATTTAGTAATGGCATTATTACATTCACTATTTATTTCTTGCTTGTTTGCTGTACTATGCTATTTAGTTATGTTAGGTACAAGAAGTAAAGCGAATGCAAAAGAAGCTGAATCAACTTCTAAACAAACAAAATAA
- the ctaB gene encoding protoheme IX farnesyltransferase has product MNHATSELHDESAVTSVPETTRLQDLSALVKMGIVNSNTLTVFTGFWLALHFNGLSVMDNLDKLFFTIVGSGLIMAGVCCLNNYIDRDIDPLMERTKTRPTVTGKYKPGFALTFGLVILLLGFVFLLLTTPMAVLMGFIGAFTYVVLYTLWTKRKYTLNTVVGSISGAVPPLIGWAAIDPSLGHPIAWMLFLIMFIWQIPHFLALAMKRVDEYRNAGIPMLPVVHGFEITKRQIMIWTVCLLPLPFYMSGLGITFMVIATLLNIGWIVLGFYGFRKQDDIKWSVQMFVYSLNYLTILFVSMIVVTFF; this is encoded by the coding sequence ATGAACCATGCAACAAGTGAGCTGCATGATGAGTCAGCTGTTACAAGTGTACCGGAAACAACTCGGCTACAAGATTTATCAGCGCTCGTTAAAATGGGGATTGTAAACTCAAATACACTTACTGTATTTACAGGATTTTGGTTGGCATTACATTTTAATGGATTAAGTGTGATGGACAATCTGGATAAGTTATTCTTTACAATCGTTGGTTCTGGATTAATTATGGCAGGGGTATGTTGTTTAAATAACTACATTGATCGAGACATCGACCCGTTAATGGAAAGAACAAAAACCCGTCCAACGGTTACTGGGAAGTATAAACCAGGATTTGCACTTACATTTGGACTAGTTATATTACTTCTTGGATTTGTATTTTTATTATTAACAACACCAATGGCAGTATTAATGGGATTTATTGGTGCTTTCACATATGTTGTCTTATATACATTATGGACAAAGAGAAAGTATACACTAAATACTGTTGTAGGTAGTATATCTGGAGCAGTTCCACCTTTAATTGGATGGGCAGCAATCGATCCATCTTTAGGTCATCCAATTGCTTGGATGTTATTTTTAATTATGTTTATTTGGCAAATCCCACATTTTCTCGCATTAGCGATGAAACGTGTTGATGAATATCGAAATGCAGGAATTCCAATGCTTCCTGTAGTTCATGGATTTGAAATTACGAAACGCCAAATTATGATTTGGACAGTATGTTTATTACCACTACCATTTTATATGAGTGGACTAGGGATAACATTTATGGTAATTGCAACATTGTTAAACATCGGATGGATCGTTTTAGGATTTTATGGCTTCCGTAAGCAAGATGACATCAAATGGTCCGTACAAATGTTTGTTTATTCCCTAAATTATTTAACAATCTTATTTGTATCAATGATTGTAGTTACATTCTTCTAA